The following proteins are encoded in a genomic region of Diabrotica virgifera virgifera chromosome 1, PGI_DIABVI_V3a:
- the LOC126891621 gene encoding uncharacterized protein LOC126891621 has product MVSLDGEMIVKSNSFKYIGSVLQSNGEIDGDACSRIRAGWMKWKQASGVLCDRKIPMKLKGKFYKTAIRPAMMHGTECWAVKKKEEQRMHVAEMRMLRWMSGVTKKDKIRNEYIRGKSRCGTN; this is encoded by the coding sequence atggtatctttggatggtgaaatgattgtgaaaagcaatagttttaagtacataggatcggtattacagagtaatggagaaatagatggagatgcatgcagtagaattagggctggatggatgaagtggaaacaagcgagtggtgtgttgtgtgacagaaaaattccaatgaagctgaagggaaaattctataaaacagccataagaccggctatgatgcacggaactgaatgttgggcagtgaaaaagaaagaggaacaacgaatgcatgtggcggaaatgagaatgcttagatggatgagtggagtgacaaagaaggataaaattagaaatgagtatattagggggaagtctaggtgtggcaccaattga